The following are from one region of the Stigmatella ashevillena genome:
- a CDS encoding cupin-like domain-containing protein, whose translation MSPLCEAGLTPAEARSEVEAAALHPAVRHVRSETHARRDWESLLGARASLYRQGAEGRGGLAVERCRNLSPDAFFERYYLRNEPVIVEGLLADWPALSKWSPEWLAEHFGGEPVEVMAGREADADPDFNAELRRRSLPLREFVAQMRAGPTNDVYLVARNSLLKRDAFRPLLDDLRAPAGYVQPDIHVDDSVHVWFGPAGTLSNLHHDHLSVLFCQVFGRKRFWLAPSWELPWLYNDRGLYSAVDILAPDLGRFPDFQRAALHSCEVGPGDALLIPVGWWHAVQALEVSLSVTFVCFDLPVRTTQWRNYWIGHRPEGMR comes from the coding sequence GTGTCCCCCTTGTGCGAGGCGGGACTGACACCGGCCGAGGCTCGCTCGGAGGTGGAGGCAGCAGCCCTGCACCCCGCGGTCCGGCACGTGCGCTCGGAGACGCACGCGCGCCGGGACTGGGAGTCGCTGCTGGGAGCCCGCGCCTCCCTCTACCGCCAGGGGGCGGAGGGGCGCGGGGGCCTCGCGGTGGAGCGATGCCGGAACCTGTCCCCCGACGCGTTCTTCGAGCGGTATTACCTCCGCAACGAGCCGGTCATCGTCGAGGGGCTGCTGGCGGACTGGCCCGCGCTGTCGAAATGGTCGCCGGAGTGGCTGGCGGAGCACTTTGGCGGGGAGCCCGTGGAGGTCATGGCGGGCCGCGAGGCGGATGCGGATCCGGACTTCAACGCCGAACTCCGGCGGCGCTCCCTGCCGCTGCGCGAGTTCGTCGCCCAGATGCGGGCGGGCCCCACGAACGACGTCTACCTGGTGGCGCGCAACAGCCTGTTGAAGCGTGATGCCTTCCGCCCGCTGCTCGACGACCTGCGGGCGCCAGCGGGCTACGTGCAGCCGGACATCCACGTCGATGACAGCGTGCATGTCTGGTTCGGCCCGGCGGGCACGCTGTCCAACCTCCACCATGACCACCTCAGCGTCCTCTTCTGCCAGGTGTTCGGACGCAAGCGGTTCTGGCTCGCTCCCTCATGGGAGCTGCCGTGGCTCTACAACGACCGGGGGCTGTACAGCGCGGTGGACATCCTCGCGCCGGACCTGGGCCGCTTCCCCGACTTCCAGCGCGCGGCGCTGCACTCGTGCGAAGTGGGGCCCGGCGACGCGCTCCTCATCCCTGTGGGCTGGTGGCACGCCGTCCAGGCGCTGGAGGTGAGCTTGTCGGTGACGTTCGTCTGCTTTGATCTGCCCGTGCGCACCACGCAGTGGCGGAACTACTGGATCGGCCACCGGCCGGAAGGGATGAGGTGA
- a CDS encoding cupin-like domain-containing protein, which yields MVDAAPSLSTEWRTWLADNLVRGVAPERLEQTLAHSGLAPEQARAVVETCLQHPAVTLGRPRAGLLKELLAQLDTRVALHRQSGAHQRLERIRGASAREVMDGYYLAHRPVILEGVMDDWPLMSRWTPHALAERYGDVEVEVMTGRESRADHDLAPDACRTVMRFGEFIRRLVEGGPTNDLYLTARNFALERSELRTLLEDVRYPKGLLRQTNRAGAVKLWVGPAGTLTELHHDLGSVLFGQVHGRKRFRLIPSFETHFVYSHRDVWSQVDAEHPDLERFPAYREADVLETVVGPGDLLLIPAGWWHWVEALDVSVSVTFQEFDLPEGNAWWELR from the coding sequence ATGGTGGACGCGGCACCCAGCTTGAGCACGGAGTGGCGAACCTGGCTGGCGGACAACCTGGTGCGCGGTGTCGCGCCGGAACGATTGGAGCAGACGCTGGCGCACTCGGGCCTCGCACCGGAGCAGGCACGGGCCGTGGTGGAGACCTGCCTCCAACACCCAGCGGTGACACTGGGGCGGCCACGGGCGGGGCTGCTCAAGGAGCTCCTCGCCCAGCTCGACACGCGTGTGGCACTCCACCGTCAATCGGGCGCGCACCAACGGCTGGAGCGGATCCGGGGCGCGTCAGCGCGTGAGGTGATGGACGGCTACTATCTGGCGCACCGGCCCGTCATCCTCGAAGGCGTCATGGACGACTGGCCGTTGATGTCGCGGTGGACGCCGCACGCGTTGGCCGAGCGGTATGGCGACGTCGAGGTGGAGGTCATGACGGGCCGCGAGTCTCGCGCCGACCATGATCTGGCCCCCGATGCGTGCCGCACAGTGATGCGCTTCGGCGAGTTCATCCGCCGACTGGTGGAGGGCGGCCCGACCAACGACCTGTATCTCACGGCCCGCAACTTCGCGCTCGAGCGCTCGGAGCTGCGCACCCTCCTCGAGGACGTGCGCTATCCGAAGGGACTGCTTCGCCAGACGAACCGCGCCGGCGCCGTGAAGCTCTGGGTGGGGCCCGCCGGCACTTTAACGGAGCTGCACCATGATCTGGGCTCGGTCCTCTTCGGTCAGGTGCATGGCCGCAAGCGCTTCCGGCTCATCCCTTCCTTCGAGACTCACTTCGTCTACAGCCACCGCGATGTGTGGAGTCAGGTGGACGCCGAGCACCCCGACCTGGAGCGCTTCCCCGCGTACCGTGAGGCGGACGTGTTGGAGACGGTGGTGGGCCCGGGGGACCTGCTGCTCATTCCGGCGGGCTGGTGGCACTGGGTGGAGGCGCTCGACGTCAGCGTCTCCGTCACCTTCCAGGAGTTTGATCTCCCGGAAGGCAACGCCTGGTGGGAGCTGCGGTGA
- a CDS encoding nuclear transport factor 2 family protein gives MDRPPLPPFTTETAAIKARLAEDPWNSRDPARVAQAYTLDSRWRNRAEFFQGREAIQAFLVRKWQRELGYRLIKELWAFTENRIAVRFAYEWHDDSNHWMRSHGNEQWEFDEHGLMRRREASINDVRITEGERLFHWPQGPRPQEHPGLSQLGL, from the coding sequence ATGGACCGCCCTCCCCTGCCCCCCTTCACCACCGAGACCGCAGCGATCAAGGCACGCCTCGCGGAAGACCCGTGGAACAGCCGCGATCCTGCCCGGGTCGCGCAGGCCTATACCCTCGACAGCCGCTGGAGGAACCGCGCGGAGTTCTTCCAGGGCCGCGAGGCCATCCAGGCCTTCCTCGTTCGAAAGTGGCAACGCGAGCTCGGCTACCGCCTCATCAAGGAGCTTTGGGCCTTCACGGAGAACCGGATCGCGGTGCGCTTCGCCTACGAGTGGCACGATGACAGCAACCACTGGATGCGCTCACATGGCAACGAGCAGTGGGAGTTCGACGAACACGGCCTCATGCGCCGACGCGAGGCGAGCATCAACGATGTTCGAATCACGGAAGGCGAACGGCTGTTCCATTGGCCTCAGGGACCTCGGCCCCAGGAGCACCCAGGGCTGAGCCAACTCGGACTCTGA